From Pangasianodon hypophthalmus isolate fPanHyp1 chromosome 30, fPanHyp1.pri, whole genome shotgun sequence, a single genomic window includes:
- the foxo3b gene encoding forkhead box protein O3B has translation MAETTSPEPLSSLDVAIDPDFEPQKRPRSCTWPLPESSLAKPEANDTYIIPEEEDDEEESAMAVSANGDDGRPDALSSSGDQDQDQEQAGSQTQVEAKARAAEVNGQGVQPQTPRKSSSRRNAWGNLSYADLITKAIESTPDKRLTLSQIYDWMVRNVPYFKDKGDSNSSAGWKNSIRHNLSLHSRFVRVQNEGTGKSSWWMINPEGGRGGKAPRRRAVSMDNGNKYTKGARGRAAKKKAALQATQEGSLENVSAGGLSKWPGSPTSRSSDELDSCWTDFRSRTNSNASTISGRLSPILANPELDEVPDDELGPPLSPMLYSSSSSLSPPSSASSNSKQCPAELPRLGTMNLNDGLTDNLMDDLLDNITLAPSTQAGQDGSTFTFGSTTSSPGSSSSSPNGASSGGGFGNSIFGPSTGALRQAPMQTIQENKQASFSSISRFGNATLQELLNSDSLGSHSHSDVMMTQSDPLISQTSAAVASQSSRLRNGLMHPKDPMMSSFSSGFKAQSSLLQNNRHHQGSNAQGSLHSLPKNGHPSLANDINNVVSAKQHLQQHSSMLLSEATVYSGLNGSNGMGISQTERFPTDLDLDIFNGSLDCDVDSIIRSDLMDADGLDFNFDALVQNGVSLNPVGSFNGTTQSSQSWVPG, from the exons ATGGCTGAGACAACATCCCCCGAGCCTCTGTCCAGTCTGGACGTGGCCATAGACCCGGACTTTGAGCCTCAGAAGCGGCCGAGGTCATGCACTTGGCCGCTGCCGGAGTCCAGCTTGGCGAAGCCAGAAGCCAACGACACGTACATCATCCCggaggaagaggatgatgaggaggagagtGCAATGGCTGTTAGCGCGAACGGAGACGACGGCAGGCCCGATGCACTGAGCTCGAGCGGAGATCAGGATCAGGACCAGGAGCAGGCGGGATCGCAGACCCAGGTCGAGGCTAAAGCGCGCGCTGCTGAGGTGAATGGCCAGGGGGTGCAGCCGCAAACCCCACGCAAGTCCTCATCTCGCAGGAACGCCTGGGGAAACCTGTCCTACGCAGACCTTATCACAAAAGCCATAGAGAGCACGCCGGACAAAAGACTGACTCTGTCTCAGATCTATGACTGGATGGTCAGAAATGTCCCCTACTTCAAAGACAAAGGAGACAGCAACAGCTCCGCTGGCTGGAAG AATTCCATCCGGCACAACCTGTCCCTGCACAGCCGTTTTGTCCGTGTCCAGAATGAGGGAACTGGAAAGAGCTCGTGGTGGATGATAAATCCAGAAGGGGGGAGGGGAGGCAAGGCACCACGTCGTCGCGCGGTCTCCATGGACAATGGAAACAAGTACACCAAGGGTGCACGAGGACGTGCAGCTAAAAAGAAGGCAGCATTACAGGCTACCCAGGAGGGATCGCTAGAGAATGTGTCTGCTGGGGGTCTGTCCAAGTGGCCAGGTAGTCCTACATCACGCAGCAGTGATGAACTGGATTCCTGCTGGACTGACTTTCGTTCACGAACAAACTCCAATGCTAGCACAATAAGTGGCCGTCTGTCACCTATCCTAGCCAATCCAGAGTTGGATGAGGTTCCAGATGATGAGTTGGGCCCACCCCTCTCCCCAATGCTGTACTCGAGTTCCAGCAGCCTTTCTCCTCCCTCTTCAGCCTCCTCAAACTCCAAACAATGCCCAGCTGAGCTTCCACGACTAGGTACAATGAACCTCAACGATGGGCTAACTGACAACCTTATGGACGACCTGTTGGACAACATAACACTTGCACCATCAACACAGGCAGGTCAGGATGGTTCCACCTTCACTTTTGGGAGCACCACTTCCTCTCCaggctcctcctcttcctcaccaaATGGTGCCAGTAGTGGTGGAGGGTTTGGTAATTCCATTTTTGGTCCCTCCACTGGAGCATTACGTCAGGCACCCATGCAGACCATCCAGGAGAACAAGCAAGCATCTTTTTCAAGCATTTCTCGTTTTGGGAACGCCACCCTTCAGGAGCTGCTAAACTCTGACTCGCTAGGCTCCCATAGCCACAGTGATGTCATGATGACACAGTCTGACCCACTCATATCACAAACCAGTGCAGCCGTTGCTTCTCAGAGTTCCCGTCTTCGCAATGGCCTCATGCACCCCAAAGACCCTATGATGTCATCATTCAGTTCTGGGTTTAAAGCTCAGAGCAGCCTTCTGCAGAACAACCGACATCATCAGGGCTCCAATGCCCAGGGATCACTGCACTCACTCCCCAAAAATGGTCACCCAAGCCTGGCCAATGACATTAATAATGTAGTGTCTGCCAAGCAGCATCTCCAGCAGCACTCCTCCATGTTGCTGAGTGAGGCTACTGTTTACTCTGGGTTGAATGGCAGTAATGGAATGGGGATTTCACAAACAGAACGCTTTCCCACTGACTTGGATTTGGACATATTCAACGGGAGTCTTGACTGTGATGTGGATTCCATAATCCGCTCAGATCTTATGGACGCTGATGGTCTAGACTTTAACTTTGATGCTTTGGTGCAAAATGGCGTCAGCCTGAACCCTGTTGGCAGCTTCAATGGGACGACACAGTCCAGTCAAAGCTGGGTTCCTGGCTGA